The Noviherbaspirillum saxi genome includes a window with the following:
- a CDS encoding beta strand repeat-containing protein, producing the protein MKIKLTALALGISLAYSAGSAFAQATISSTGSGNDAYIEQNAVSGSSAAITQNGNGNKAGVPGATPSDPAAAPGILQKSSSAVTALIDQNGNNNVAGIIQDTATNSNAQAMQSGDGNQASATQTGDNQNAVITQSGTVNQASVMQTGANQTATVTTVNSNNSSVIVTQADGLVAGNTASILQDSVANQSALVNQIGNGQIVSITQSAGSHDGSAVVIQSGENNKATVLQTNTWFSNASVTQQNSSNTANVTQGGLADYSNANVFQSGTNHTATVHQSGASYFPGGMVSEGKFIATVNQTAGDANTAVVTQSNGYQSTALVNQNNTVNQKATVTQTGDSQSAIVNQNAGARNGSATVAQSGNGSKANVLQTDTWSSNAYVNQAGSLHTANVTQGGLADFSKATVDQSGNNQIASIHQSGASVFPGGGVAQGLFEATVTQSGDSNVASVTQMNGYKDVASVSQNGSFQIANVMQNGGNTSSATIAQDGMLNRALVSQNFAANSSANITQSGNNNDGLINQGSGNALTASIAQSGDWGYATIAQFGSGSLASIAQNGDGTSYAARNTAAILQTGNSHVASINQVGNTNHAAIWQH; encoded by the coding sequence GTGAAAATTAAACTGACCGCTCTTGCCCTCGGCATCAGCCTTGCGTATTCCGCCGGTTCGGCATTTGCGCAGGCAACAATCTCGTCCACTGGATCCGGCAACGATGCTTACATCGAACAGAATGCTGTCTCCGGTTCTTCCGCCGCGATTACGCAAAACGGCAACGGCAATAAAGCAGGTGTTCCGGGCGCAACCCCGAGCGATCCGGCTGCCGCCCCTGGCATCCTGCAAAAAAGCAGCAGCGCCGTCACAGCGTTGATCGATCAGAATGGTAACAACAACGTTGCCGGTATCATTCAGGATACGGCGACGAACAGCAATGCCCAAGCAATGCAGTCCGGCGACGGCAACCAGGCTTCCGCAACGCAGACCGGCGACAATCAGAATGCGGTGATCACCCAGTCAGGCACGGTCAATCAAGCTTCAGTCATGCAGACCGGCGCAAACCAGACTGCAACGGTCACGACCGTCAACTCCAACAACAGCAGCGTCATTGTCACTCAGGCAGATGGTCTTGTCGCAGGAAATACCGCGAGCATTCTGCAGGACAGCGTTGCAAACCAATCTGCACTGGTGAACCAGATCGGCAATGGACAAATCGTTTCGATCACACAAAGCGCGGGTTCGCACGATGGCAGCGCCGTGGTCATCCAGTCCGGCGAAAACAATAAAGCAACCGTCCTGCAAACCAATACCTGGTTCAGCAACGCGTCCGTGACCCAGCAGAATTCCTCGAATACTGCAAACGTCACGCAAGGCGGCCTGGCTGACTATAGCAATGCAAACGTATTCCAGTCCGGCACCAACCATACGGCAACCGTCCATCAGAGCGGTGCAAGCTACTTCCCTGGTGGCATGGTTTCCGAAGGCAAGTTCATCGCCACGGTCAACCAGACCGCGGGCGATGCCAATACTGCGGTCGTCACCCAGTCGAACGGCTATCAGAGCACTGCATTGGTTAATCAGAACAATACAGTCAATCAGAAGGCAACGGTCACCCAAACTGGTGACAGCCAAAGCGCAATCGTCAACCAAAACGCAGGCGCAAGAAACGGCAGCGCGACGGTGGCACAGTCCGGCAACGGCAGCAAGGCAAATGTCCTGCAGACAGATACCTGGTCGAGCAATGCATATGTCAATCAGGCAGGTTCTCTGCACACAGCGAACGTGACCCAAGGTGGCTTGGCTGATTTCAGCAAGGCGACTGTCGACCAGTCCGGCAATAACCAGATTGCCTCGATCCACCAAAGCGGCGCCTCCGTATTCCCGGGCGGCGGCGTGGCACAAGGTTTGTTTGAAGCGACTGTGACTCAGTCAGGCGACAGCAATGTGGCCAGCGTAACGCAAATGAACGGCTACAAGGATGTTGCATCCGTCAGCCAGAATGGTTCGTTCCAGATTGCGAACGTGATGCAAAACGGCGGCAATACCAGTTCCGCAACCATAGCGCAGGATGGCATGCTGAACCGGGCATTGGTATCGCAAAACTTTGCAGCAAACTCGTCGGCCAATATCACTCAGAGCGGCAACAACAATGATGGATTGATCAACCAGGGCAGCGGCAATGCACTGACCGCATCAATCGCTCAAAGCGGTGACTGGGGCTATGCCACGATTGCACAGTTCGGCAGCGGCAGCCTCGCAAGCATCGCGCAAAACGGCGACGGGACAAGCTACGCGGCACGCAACACAGCAGCGATTCTGCAAACCGGCAATAGCCATGTTGCTTCGATCAACCAGGTCGGCAACACCAACCACGCCGCCATCTGGCAGCACTAA
- a CDS encoding CsgG/HfaB family protein, which yields MSLDSLSHVAVTWARMVSLFLLVAFLSGCASMQAPSNAVANAKLTPPTRVTRDLLRLPEPKGKVVAAVYGFRDQTGQYKPAPDSSFSTTVTQGAASMLVKALKDSGWFTPVERENLQNLLTERKIVRALETPQDKNPTINLPALVPATILIEGGIVAYETNVRTGGAGARYLGVGAKTQYRVDQVTVTLRTVDIRSGQILNSVSTTKTIYSYELSTGVFRFVNFKELLELEAGYTRNEPSQLCVKEAIEAGVAHLIVQGLQDKVWALKNDADWRSPVLQAYLKESSEYLSQLEDAPAVEAEPERMVGN from the coding sequence ATGAGTCTTGATTCATTGAGCCATGTTGCGGTCACGTGGGCTCGCATGGTTTCGCTATTTCTGCTGGTGGCCTTTCTTTCCGGCTGCGCATCGATGCAAGCGCCGTCCAATGCCGTCGCGAACGCTAAGCTTACGCCCCCGACACGCGTGACGCGCGACCTGCTTCGCTTGCCCGAGCCTAAAGGGAAAGTCGTCGCGGCGGTGTATGGCTTTCGTGATCAGACGGGGCAGTACAAGCCCGCTCCCGACAGTTCATTCTCGACCACCGTCACGCAAGGTGCGGCATCGATGCTGGTCAAGGCGTTGAAGGATTCCGGCTGGTTTACGCCGGTCGAGCGGGAAAATCTGCAGAACCTGCTTACTGAAAGGAAGATCGTTCGGGCGCTTGAAACTCCGCAGGACAAAAATCCGACAATCAACCTGCCGGCGCTGGTGCCGGCGACGATACTGATCGAGGGCGGCATTGTCGCCTACGAAACCAATGTGCGAACCGGCGGCGCCGGTGCACGCTACCTTGGCGTCGGCGCCAAGACGCAATACCGGGTCGATCAGGTCACCGTCACTCTCAGGACCGTCGACATTCGCAGCGGGCAAATCCTCAACAGCGTTTCAACAACCAAGACCATCTATTCGTACGAACTCTCGACCGGTGTTTTCCGCTTCGTCAACTTCAAGGAGCTGCTTGAGCTGGAAGCCGGCTACACCCGCAACGAGCCGTCGCAGCTGTGCGTGAAGGAAGCGATTGAAGCCGGGGTCGCGCATCTGATCGTGCAAGGTTTACAGGACAAGGTTTGGGCCTTGAAGAACGACGCTGACTGGCGTTCGCCCGTGCTGCAGGCCTATCTGAAGGAAAGCAGCGAATACCTCAGCCAGCTCGAGGATGCTCCCGCTGTCGAAGCGGAGCCCGAGCGCATGGTCGGCAACTAG
- a CDS encoding curli assembly protein CsgF: MESMKRLCHLFHLAVLLAASLWLQSAGASELVYTPVNPAFGGNVLNGSVLLNAAQAQNKTKDPDAPLPGKTNQQSSLQQFNDILERSVLSRLASAATSGIMGANGQLVPGTVSTGNFSIQISDLGGGLLQVTTTDKVTGASTSFQVGQP, from the coding sequence ATGGAAAGCATGAAGCGGCTCTGTCACCTATTTCATCTTGCTGTCTTGTTAGCGGCCAGCCTGTGGCTGCAATCCGCCGGTGCATCCGAACTGGTCTACACGCCGGTCAATCCTGCATTTGGCGGCAACGTACTGAACGGTTCGGTCCTGCTGAATGCGGCACAGGCGCAAAACAAGACCAAGGATCCGGACGCCCCGCTACCCGGCAAGACCAATCAGCAATCCTCGCTGCAGCAGTTCAACGACATCCTCGAACGTTCCGTGCTGAGTCGCCTTGCTTCGGCCGCCACCTCGGGAATCATGGGCGCAAACGGGCAACTTGTGCCCGGTACCGTCAGTACAGGAAATTTCTCCATCCAGATTTCCGACCTTGGCGGTGGCTTGCTGCAGGTAACCACCACCGATAAGGTGACCGGTGCCTCGACTTCGTTCCAGGTGGGGCAGCCATGA
- a CDS encoding CsgE family curli-type amyloid fiber assembly protein: MKAGALMVWVFATAALAAYGVPVIAAAATNVSIAAKADSHDSFGGVVVNQAVTVAGQEFFQYFVANWRDRDLSERYAISITERPSARWGSQVWIEFRQRRIFQAPLPTARAGIKALSEQATEAVYQMVADTEVERLLFREPDLGPDEL, from the coding sequence ATGAAGGCTGGTGCATTGATGGTGTGGGTATTCGCTACTGCCGCGCTGGCGGCTTACGGCGTTCCCGTTATCGCTGCTGCTGCGACGAATGTCTCGATCGCCGCAAAAGCCGATTCGCACGACTCCTTTGGCGGTGTCGTCGTCAATCAGGCAGTCACGGTCGCCGGACAAGAGTTTTTTCAGTATTTCGTCGCTAACTGGCGCGATCGTGACTTGAGTGAGCGATACGCGATTTCAATCACCGAGCGGCCATCGGCGCGCTGGGGCAGTCAGGTCTGGATCGAATTCCGGCAGCGCCGGATTTTCCAGGCCCCACTGCCGACGGCCAGAGCCGGGATCAAAGCCTTGAGCGAACAGGCAACGGAAGCGGTTTATCAGATGGTCGCGGACACGGAAGTGGAGCGCCTGTTATTTCGGGAACCCGATCTGGGTCCGGACGAACTTTGA
- the miaB gene encoding tRNA (N6-isopentenyl adenosine(37)-C2)-methylthiotransferase MiaB, translating into MSKKVFIKTFGCQMNEYDSDKMADVLNAAEGLVKAETPEEADVILLNTCSVREKAQEKVFSDLGRLRELKLTKPDLVIGVGGCVASQEGEAIVKRAPYVDVVFGPQTLHRLPELINQRRATGRSQVDISFPEIEKFDHLPPARVEGATAFVSIMEGCSKYCSYCVVPYTRGEEVSRRFEDVLAEVAGLAAQGVKEITLLGQNVNAYRGTMADGEIADFALLIEYVAEIPGIERIRFVTSHPKEFTQRLIDTYAKVPKLVDHLYLPAQHGSDRVLMAMKRGYTVLEYKSVIRRLREVRPNISVSSDFIVGFPGETEADFDALMKLINDIGYDTSFSFVFSPRPGTPAANLADDTPYEVKLKRLQHLQATIEANARRISQDMVGSVQRILVEGPSKKDPQELQGRTENNRVVNFSAGPHPERLVGQLVDVTIVQAFPYSLRGELVIKQ; encoded by the coding sequence ATGTCCAAAAAAGTCTTTATCAAAACCTTTGGCTGCCAGATGAACGAGTACGACTCGGACAAGATGGCAGATGTGCTGAACGCCGCCGAAGGACTCGTCAAGGCCGAAACGCCGGAAGAAGCCGACGTCATCCTTCTCAACACTTGCTCGGTGCGCGAAAAGGCGCAGGAAAAAGTGTTCTCGGACCTGGGTCGTCTGCGCGAGCTCAAGCTGACCAAGCCGGACCTGGTGATCGGGGTCGGCGGCTGCGTCGCATCGCAGGAAGGCGAAGCGATCGTCAAGCGTGCACCTTACGTCGATGTCGTGTTCGGACCGCAAACCCTGCACCGCTTGCCGGAGCTGATCAATCAGCGCCGCGCGACCGGCCGTTCGCAGGTCGACATCAGTTTTCCCGAAATAGAAAAGTTCGACCATCTGCCGCCCGCCCGGGTCGAGGGCGCGACCGCATTCGTGTCGATCATGGAAGGCTGCAGCAAGTATTGCAGCTATTGCGTGGTGCCTTATACCCGCGGCGAAGAAGTCTCACGGCGCTTCGAGGATGTGCTGGCCGAAGTGGCGGGATTGGCCGCCCAGGGCGTCAAGGAAATTACCCTGCTGGGGCAGAACGTCAATGCTTATCGCGGCACGATGGCCGACGGCGAAATCGCCGACTTTGCCTTGCTGATCGAATATGTCGCGGAAATTCCGGGCATCGAACGCATCCGCTTCGTCACCAGCCATCCGAAGGAATTCACGCAGCGCCTGATCGATACCTATGCCAAGGTACCCAAACTGGTCGATCACCTGTACCTGCCGGCGCAGCATGGTTCGGATCGCGTGCTGATGGCAATGAAGCGCGGCTACACCGTGCTGGAATACAAATCGGTCATTCGCCGCTTGCGCGAAGTGCGTCCCAACATTTCGGTTTCCAGCGATTTCATTGTCGGCTTTCCCGGCGAGACCGAGGCCGACTTCGACGCGTTGATGAAGCTCATCAATGACATCGGCTATGACACTAGCTTCAGCTTTGTTTTCAGCCCCCGTCCCGGCACGCCGGCCGCCAATCTGGCCGACGACACGCCTTATGAAGTCAAGCTGAAACGCTTGCAGCACTTGCAGGCAACGATAGAAGCCAATGCACGACGCATCAGCCAGGACATGGTCGGCAGCGTACAGCGCATCCTGGTCGAAGGTCCGTCGAAAAAGGATCCGCAGGAACTGCAGGGCCGCACCGAGAACAACCGCGTCGTCAATTTTTCGGCCGGTCCGCATCCCGAGCGCCTGGTCGGACAACTGGTTGATGTCACTATCGTGCAAGCCTTCCCCTATTCATTGCGTGGCGAACTAGTCATCAAACAATGA
- a CDS encoding PhoH family protein yields MKPKIPAQPQHFIPEPLDNKRLAHLCGPMDENLRQISAALDVTIFRRGEKFIISGANALRAVELLENFYQIADKVISVEDVQLALVEQRAGTQEDEAKTEEAEADDAEHIAPALKTRRSDLRGRTPHQNQYLKAILEHDVTIGVGPAGTGKTYLAVACAVDALERDAVKRIVLTRPAVEAGERLGFLPGDLTQKVDPYLRPLYDALYDLLGFDKTQKMFEKQVIEIAPLAYMRGRTLNHAFIILDEAQNTTPEQMKMFLTRIGFGSKAVVTGDVTQIDLQRTQKSGLVDAVQILKNVRGIAFTYFTSADVVRHPLVARIVDAYEAAGTSRTIRNVAKK; encoded by the coding sequence TTGAAACCAAAAATTCCTGCCCAACCACAACATTTCATTCCGGAGCCGCTAGACAACAAGCGTCTTGCGCATCTGTGCGGCCCAATGGATGAAAACCTTCGGCAAATTTCAGCTGCGCTCGACGTCACCATTTTCCGGCGCGGCGAAAAATTCATCATCAGCGGCGCCAATGCATTGCGTGCGGTAGAACTGCTGGAAAACTTTTACCAAATCGCAGACAAGGTGATTTCCGTCGAAGACGTACAGCTCGCTCTGGTAGAGCAAAGGGCGGGTACTCAGGAAGACGAAGCCAAGACCGAAGAAGCCGAGGCGGACGATGCCGAGCATATCGCGCCCGCCCTCAAAACGCGACGCAGTGACTTGCGTGGCCGCACACCGCATCAGAATCAGTACCTGAAGGCAATTCTGGAGCACGACGTTACCATCGGCGTCGGCCCTGCCGGCACCGGCAAGACTTACCTCGCGGTGGCCTGCGCGGTCGATGCGCTGGAACGCGATGCGGTCAAGCGCATCGTGCTGACGCGCCCGGCGGTCGAAGCCGGCGAGCGTCTCGGTTTTTTGCCGGGAGACCTGACGCAGAAAGTCGACCCCTATCTGCGTCCGTTATATGACGCGCTCTACGACTTGCTGGGCTTCGACAAGACGCAAAAAATGTTCGAGAAGCAAGTCATCGAAATTGCGCCGCTGGCCTATATGCGCGGCCGCACGCTGAATCATGCTTTCATCATTCTGGACGAAGCGCAAAACACTACGCCCGAACAAATGAAGATGTTTCTGACCCGGATAGGCTTCGGCAGCAAGGCGGTGGTCACCGGCGACGTCACGCAGATCGACTTACAGCGTACGCAGAAAAGCGGCCTCGTCGATGCCGTGCAGATTTTGAAAAACGTACGCGGCATCGCGTTCACCTATTTCACCAGCGCCGACGTCGTGCGCCACCCACTGGTTGCGCGCATTGTCGATGCCTATGAAGCAGCGGGCACATCCCGAACCATAAGAAATGTCGCAAAAAAATAA
- the ybeY gene encoding rRNA maturation RNase YbeY, which translates to MSQKNKLSLSVQYPDPRLKEIILRTNLRRWVQAALFAPAELTIRFVDAEEGRTLNREYRGKDYATNVLTFAYTEDEESEVTQADIILCTDVLQREADEQKKSVQAHTAHLVVHGVLHAQGYDHETDEEATEMEQLEIEILATLGEANPYSA; encoded by the coding sequence ATGTCGCAAAAAAATAAGCTGAGCTTATCCGTTCAATATCCCGACCCGCGCCTCAAGGAAATCATTCTCCGCACCAATCTGCGGCGCTGGGTGCAGGCTGCGCTGTTCGCACCGGCCGAACTGACAATACGCTTCGTCGATGCGGAAGAAGGCCGTACGCTGAACCGCGAATATCGCGGCAAGGACTACGCGACCAATGTGCTGACGTTTGCTTATACTGAAGACGAGGAAAGCGAAGTCACGCAAGCCGACATCATCCTTTGTACCGATGTGCTGCAGCGCGAAGCCGATGAGCAAAAGAAATCGGTGCAAGCGCACACTGCGCATCTGGTCGTGCATGGCGTATTGCATGCGCAGGGCTACGACCATGAAACGGACGAGGAAGCGACCGAAATGGAACAGCTCGAAATTGAAATTCTGGCAACGTTGGGCGAAGCGAATCCTTACAGCGCTTAG
- a CDS encoding HlyC/CorC family transporter: protein MQDHPSGAKYIDTKPQRSLFERLTALISPEPENRAELLEILHDAHERNLIDADALSMIEGVFQVSDLSARDIMVPRPQMDVIDLTKPIEEWMPEVLETAHSRFPAVDGDRDKVVGILLAKDLLRYYAEESFDVRDMLRPAVFIPESKQLNVLLRDFRANRNHMAIVVDEYGGVAGLITIEDVLEQIVGDIEDEYDFDEEEDNIIPVSNGSRGVRWRVKALTEISQFNESLNASFSDVDVDTIGGLVANHLGRVPRKGDVFDIDHLRFEVLRADARQVHVLLVEKLRPSPALESMS from the coding sequence ATGCAAGATCACCCTAGTGGTGCCAAGTACATTGACACCAAACCACAGCGGTCACTATTCGAACGCCTGACCGCGCTTATTTCCCCCGAGCCAGAGAATCGTGCCGAATTGCTTGAAATTTTGCACGATGCCCATGAACGCAACCTGATCGACGCCGATGCGCTGTCGATGATCGAAGGCGTTTTCCAGGTATCCGACCTCTCCGCCCGCGACATCATGGTGCCGCGTCCGCAGATGGATGTGATCGATCTGACCAAGCCAATCGAGGAATGGATGCCGGAAGTGCTGGAAACCGCGCACTCGCGTTTTCCAGCTGTCGATGGCGACCGTGACAAGGTTGTCGGGATTTTGCTGGCAAAGGATCTGCTTCGTTATTACGCCGAAGAATCCTTCGATGTGCGCGACATGCTGCGTCCCGCAGTCTTCATTCCAGAGTCCAAGCAGCTCAATGTATTGTTGCGCGACTTTCGTGCCAACCGCAATCACATGGCGATCGTGGTCGATGAATACGGCGGTGTCGCCGGCCTGATTACGATTGAAGACGTGCTCGAACAGATCGTCGGCGATATCGAGGACGAATACGACTTCGATGAGGAAGAAGACAATATCATCCCTGTCAGTAATGGTTCGCGCGGCGTACGCTGGCGCGTCAAGGCATTGACCGAGATTTCGCAGTTCAACGAATCGCTCAATGCCAGCTTCTCCGATGTCGACGTCGACACGATAGGCGGCCTTGTCGCCAATCATCTGGGCCGTGTGCCGCGCAAGGGAGATGTATTCGACATCGATCACTTGCGCTTTGAAGTATTGCGTGCCGATGCACGCCAGGTGCATGTGCTGCTGGTCGAAAAGCTGCGGCCGTCCCCCGCCCTGGAGTCCATGTCCTGA
- the lnt gene encoding apolipoprotein N-acyltransferase, protein MPLSALFAGALSVFAFAPFGLWPLQILTLAFAFWLALRDASVSRSAWIGWAYSSGMLIAGVHWLYISMHRYGGMPGWMAAIAVVLLAVALSIYAGLGFGLASWLRQRRAAGANMTAMLLLPAMWTLAEWLRGWMLTGFPWVGAGYAHTVGPLGGYAPIGGVYGIALVSALIAGCLALLPTKRLPLVLAASLLALGLGLRSVEWTAAHGEPISVRLLQGNVPQEMKFVPERIQASLSLYHDMISAQPANLIATPETAIPLLSTQLPPDYIGLLSDFARRADSHVILGIPVSDGPREYANSVIGLSPTASAPAYRYDKHHLVPFGEFIPPGFRWFVDMMHIPLGDFNRGKLLQAPFAVRDQWIMPNICYEDLFGEEIAAQLAAGGTPGMPRATILLNVSNIAWFGDSIALPQHLQISQLRAMETGRPMLRATNTGVTAVIDSRGNVVDRLPPFERGVLSANVQGYDGLTPYSRFGNVPVIIIALLLIGASGSLGNRIRK, encoded by the coding sequence ATGCCACTGAGCGCCCTGTTTGCCGGGGCGCTCAGTGTTTTCGCTTTTGCGCCGTTTGGCCTGTGGCCGTTGCAGATATTGACGCTTGCCTTTGCTTTCTGGCTTGCGCTGCGCGACGCATCCGTTTCCCGCAGCGCGTGGATAGGATGGGCTTACAGTTCCGGCATGCTGATCGCCGGTGTGCACTGGCTGTATATCAGCATGCACCGCTACGGCGGCATGCCGGGGTGGATGGCGGCAATAGCGGTCGTCTTGCTGGCAGTGGCGCTGAGTATCTACGCGGGCCTGGGCTTTGGACTGGCAAGCTGGCTGCGCCAACGCCGGGCGGCCGGGGCCAACATGACGGCCATGCTGCTCTTGCCTGCGATGTGGACGCTGGCCGAATGGCTGCGCGGCTGGATGCTGACGGGTTTTCCCTGGGTCGGCGCCGGCTATGCACACACGGTCGGACCGCTGGGCGGATATGCGCCGATCGGCGGCGTCTATGGCATTGCGCTGGTATCGGCACTCATTGCAGGCTGCCTGGCCCTGCTCCCCACCAAACGGCTGCCGCTGGTGCTCGCGGCAAGTTTGCTGGCGCTTGGGCTCGGCTTGAGATCCGTAGAATGGACTGCCGCGCATGGCGAACCGATTTCCGTGCGTCTATTGCAAGGCAACGTACCGCAGGAAATGAAGTTCGTGCCGGAACGGATACAGGCATCGCTGTCGCTCTACCATGACATGATTTCCGCGCAGCCGGCCAATCTGATCGCGACGCCCGAGACCGCGATTCCCTTGCTGTCGACCCAGCTGCCGCCGGACTATATCGGCTTGTTATCCGATTTTGCGCGCCGTGCCGACAGCCATGTCATCCTTGGCATTCCTGTCAGCGACGGTCCGCGCGAATACGCCAACAGCGTGATCGGCTTGTCGCCGACAGCGAGCGCGCCGGCCTACCGCTATGACAAGCATCATCTGGTGCCTTTCGGCGAATTCATTCCGCCCGGATTTCGCTGGTTCGTCGACATGATGCATATCCCGCTTGGCGACTTTAATCGCGGCAAACTTTTGCAGGCACCGTTTGCGGTACGCGACCAGTGGATCATGCCCAATATCTGTTACGAGGATTTGTTCGGCGAAGAGATCGCCGCGCAACTCGCCGCAGGCGGTACACCCGGAATGCCGCGCGCGACCATCCTGCTCAATGTGTCGAATATTGCATGGTTCGGCGACTCAATTGCATTACCTCAACATTTGCAGATTTCTCAACTGCGCGCGATGGAAACTGGACGTCCGATGCTGCGCGCGACCAATACCGGCGTGACCGCGGTGATCGATTCCAGAGGTAATGTCGTCGATCGCCTGCCACCATTCGAGCGCGGCGTGCTGTCGGCCAATGTGCAAGGCTATGACGGCCTGACACCGTATAGCCGTTTCGGCAATGTCCCTGTGATCATCATCGCTTTGCTGCTGATCGGCGCTAGTGGGTCACTTGGCAACAGGATACGCAAATAA
- the glyQ gene encoding glycine--tRNA ligase subunit alpha, whose translation MLTFQQVILKLQEYWDAQGCALLQPYDMEVGAGTSHTATFLRAIGPEPWRAAYVQPSRRPKDGRYGENPNRMQHYYQYQVVLKPAPENILDLYLGSLEALGLDLKQNDVRFVEDDWENPTLGAWGLGWEVWLNGMEVTQFTYFQQVGGLDCKPVLGEITYGIERLAMYLQGVENVYDLVWTEWQENGVTKRLTYGDVFHQNEVEQSTFNFEHTNTEFLFSLFGNYESEAKRLMEVPLALPAYEMILKAAHTFNLLDARGAISVTERAAYIGRIRNLSRAVAQAFYESREKLGFPMCGDSRKAA comes from the coding sequence ATGCTCACATTTCAACAAGTCATTCTCAAGCTGCAGGAATACTGGGATGCGCAAGGTTGCGCGCTGCTCCAGCCCTACGATATGGAAGTCGGCGCCGGTACCTCGCATACCGCGACCTTCCTGCGCGCGATCGGACCGGAGCCTTGGCGCGCCGCCTATGTGCAGCCTTCGCGCCGCCCCAAGGATGGCCGCTATGGCGAAAATCCGAACCGCATGCAGCACTACTACCAATATCAGGTGGTGCTGAAGCCGGCGCCGGAAAACATCCTCGACCTGTACCTGGGGTCGCTCGAAGCGCTCGGCCTCGACCTCAAGCAGAACGATGTGCGCTTTGTGGAAGACGACTGGGAAAACCCGACGCTGGGCGCCTGGGGCCTGGGCTGGGAAGTCTGGCTCAATGGCATGGAAGTCACGCAGTTCACTTACTTCCAGCAGGTGGGCGGTCTCGATTGCAAACCGGTGCTGGGCGAAATCACTTACGGCATCGAGCGCCTGGCAATGTATCTGCAAGGTGTAGAAAACGTGTACGACCTGGTGTGGACCGAATGGCAGGAAAACGGCGTCACCAAGCGCCTGACCTACGGCGACGTTTTCCACCAGAATGAAGTCGAGCAATCGACCTTCAACTTCGAACATACCAATACCGAATTCCTGTTCTCGCTGTTCGGTAATTACGAATCGGAAGCCAAGCGCCTGATGGAAGTGCCACTTGCGTTGCCAGCCTATGAAATGATTCTCAAGGCCGCGCATACCTTCAATCTGCTGGATGCGCGCGGCGCCATTTCGGTCACCGAGCGCGCCGCCTACATCGGGCGCATTCGCAATCTGTCGCGTGCTGTCGCACAGGCTTTCTACGAGTCGCGCGAAAAGCTCGGATTCCCGATGTGCGGCGACTCCCGCAAGGCAGCGTAA